In Borrelia coriaceae, the genomic stretch CTGGACACGATTATTAAATTGTTATTTAAAAAAAACAGAGTCTGATCCAGGAGTTGTAGAAGGGTTTTCTAAATTTCTAGTGTGTAGAGAACCTAAATATGGTCAAAGTCCATTAAGGCTTTTTGGATCTATAGCTAGTGATGAGAATTTTAGTTACCTATGTAAATAGGGTGTGTAATTTTAACCTCTATTTATTTATAAAGATAAGCCTTCAAGGCTTATCTTATTCTACTTATTTAGTTTTTTAATTTCGAATACTTGTTGTACACTATTTGTACAATAGGTTTAGTGACTTGAATATATTTTTGAAATAAATTTATATTAAACATTAAATCTTCAATTGTATGATTTGATTTAAGTGTAGAAGCATCAAAGTAGGTAAACTTAGGATACTTTGGGTCATTAACCTTTTTCTTTGTTCTAGTTAAAAATACTTGTAAATACATAACATAATCAGATAACTTTGCTTCATATGCATTTAACTCTGTAAGAGTTTGTTCCTTAGGTGGCGTTGGTTCTTCTGTTAGTGATGCTATGGTTGTACATGAGAAGATAAGTGTTAAAAAAGTTAAATTTATAAGCTTTTTCAAATTAGGCCTCCTTTAACATTTTGATGTAAGTACTCATTATTTTGTTGCGTTTAGCTCTAAGTTGAGATATGTATTTTGAAAGTTCATCATACTCATCAGCAGTTTCTATTATTTCAATATTAATTCTTAGTATTTCTTCAATTTCAGATAATAGTTTGATAGCTTCCTTTTGTTCCATTTGATATACACTAGCTTCATATAGACAGTAAAAGTAATTGACTACTTTAGTGAAAATATTAATGTATGTAGCAGTGTTTTTATTTTGGTTATTGTTTTTGATGATATCTGTAAATTTGTTTAGAATTTCAACACTGGTTTTAGCAGTACTTAATTTCATTTTGTCTCCTTTTCGTGATATGTAATTTGTGAAGGCAATTTCATATTATTTGGGTTGCTATTGACTTTGTCTATAAATGCTTTTATTTTGGTTTGGATAGGTTCAAGATCCAACTTGATTTGTGGAGTTAATGCATTATCTAGTATTTCCATATTTTTAGTGTAGATTTGTTCATATTCTAAATAAAATTCACACAATAGTGAAAATGCTTTATGAGCATTCTCATTGAAACTGCCGTCTTTGAAGTTTGAAAGTGTATCAATTAAATTGGATATTGACTCTAAAGCAGTATCTAGATGTTGCTTTGCAAGTATCATAACCCCTCCTTCTCATCTTTGTCTTTTTGTTTGCATTGTGTTTTAAACTTATCTAATAAGATATTTAAAATGTCTTTAAGTACTGGTTTTAATAAAAATGCCAGCCCTAGGATTAAACCTGAGATAACAAGTAACTTATTGCCATCAATACCAAGTAAAAGCTGTGTTAAATTATTTATATTTGTATCATTCATTTATGCTTTAACCTCACTTTAAAATTATGTAGCTACAACTATATATCAAAAAATAGTTTTTGCTATTTAATTTATAACTTTACTAAGGCAGGTACATAGCTACCACTTTTATATAAACGTTTTTGAATATACCAACCTCTAAAAAGAGGAGAATAATCATTTAAAGTCATATTGCTACCCCCGCGTTCATAGATAATTGACTTTTGTGATTCACTAGAATATTTAAGATACACATATTTTTTGACACTGCTATTTCCAGCATAAATTGAAACATCAACATATATATCTAAGTAAATAGGCTTGTCATCATCAGAGCTGTAGAAAACAAGAGTTACATCTTGATTTGAATACTGTGATGTCATGTCTAATCTGTAAGCTTGCCTTCTAAGTGAAGATTCATAAATGGATGAGCTTGTGGTTCCTTCTCTTGTTGAATTGAACTCTGAAGGGATTCCTGTTAAGTATTCGGGTATTTTTGCTTTTTGCAGTGAACTGTAATTTAAAGTAACAAAGTAGTCATCTTTGCTTAAACTATATGTTGATAATCCACTTCCAAGTTTATCTTTAACTTTACTATATGTATTTGAAATACTACTAGAGTCATCATTTAAAAATTTGTTAAGTATTTTACTGTAAACTTGATTTATAAAATCCTCATCTTGTTGTAATTCTGTAGCAATAGTACTTTTAATAATTTCTTTAAAATAAGTAAGTCCTTCACCTTTAAAAGTTTTTTCTTTAGTAGTTTTAAGGAAATTTTCAAAAGTAATAGCATTACAACTTGAAATACCATCATCGAGTAGTAATAAATCAGTATTTTTAACTGATTCAAGTCTATTTAAATCTTTAATTTGAATACAATCGTCTTGGTCACTCATTTATACAAACTCCTTTTAAATATTAAATTTAGCAATTTCCTTATTTTCCATGTCATATAATTTTAAGGCCCTTCCAATTGGTATTAAGTTTTTTAGGAACGTGTAAATAGATTCAGCATATCCTTTAGGAAGGAAGTGAAAAATTAAGATTTTACATTGGATATTTTCATTTTCTTTTTTATAACATAATTTGATTTTTCTATTTCTATTAGTAGTAGAACTAGGTGAGATTTTAGCAGTAAAGTTTGTTTTAACAGCACCTAGTAATTTTATATTAATAACACCATCACTTGGTACTGTAATTTCAATATCAACATTAAGAAAAGTTTTAAATAACTTAGTAAAAGATGCGTCAGTACCAATGTGTTTTAATGCATAAATAATACTATCAATATTTTTTGTAAGATCTTGAACAGGTTGTGTTTCAACATAAAATATATTAAATATCTTAGATAGCCAAGTAGCAATGAATCTAGATGTGCAGTGTTTACTAATTGGTAGTCCAGTAAAGTTAGAATTTAGACTTACAAGTTCAGATAGCATTACATTAGCAAAGTTAAGTTCATTTTGTATAAACTTATCAAGTTGACTATTTCGAGTAAACCCAAGTTGATTCAAAATTTAGCTCCTAACTTTCAATATCAATGATTAATCTATGAGTAGTATCAAATACAAGTAACTCTGAAGGTTGTACAGTAATATCTTTATTTTCATTACTATTAAATTCACTACTTAAATCTGATATGTTTGTACTTGTATCATCTTTAGTTACTGCAAATATTTTCATGCTTTTAATACCTTTAATTTCATTAACGGGAGCAAGGAAATCTTGATATTCAAAGCTAATACCCATATCAGAATAATTGTTTTTGATGATGCGATCATAGATATTTCGTATTTGTTTATCAATGTTAAGATAAGTATGGTTTTTAATATCTAGACTGTATTTAACTTTAAGATAAAGATACTTTTTCTTACCAAGTGTGACTTTGTATACTTTTTTTTGATTTATTTCATTCATGCCATCAATTTCAATATCTCCTTCAAGGTTAGTACCACTAGGAACAGTTTCATAAAGCATATTCCAAAGATTGGCTTTAAATTTAGAATCTTGAATTTGATCTTTAGATGTATTTAATACAGATTCATTTAAGAGTAGATATATCTTAACCTTACCAGCTTCACTTGTAAGATTAGCATATTCAACTTTATCTAGGTTAAGTAATGCTTT encodes the following:
- a CDS encoding BlyB family putative holin accessory protein, which produces MILAKQHLDTALESISNLIDTLSNFKDGSFNENAHKAFSLLCEFYLEYEQIYTKNMEILDNALTPQIKLDLEPIQTKIKAFIDKVNSNPNNMKLPSQITYHEKETK
- a CDS encoding DUF276 domain-containing protein (DUF276 is restricted to Borreliella and related spirochetes.), with protein sequence MSIIFDPNFGILKQNISQIVETKKEYLMQMYNVVISDDPSSIYNIIATSLSIVEEQIINELNLFFDKMQPGGEFFQIIQKYITSNSITQPGVIKALLNLDKVEYANLTSEAGKVKIYLLLNESVLNTSKDQIQDSKFKANLWNMLYETVPSGTNLEGDIEIDGMNEINQKKVYKVTLGKKKYLYLKVKYSLDIKNHTYLNIDKQIRNIYDRIIKNNYSDMGISFEYQDFLAPVNEIKGIKSMKIFAVTKDDTSTNISDLSSEFNSNENKDITVQPSELLVFDTTHRLIIDIES
- a CDS encoding DUF735 family protein — its product is MNQLGFTRNSQLDKFIQNELNFANVMLSELVSLNSNFTGLPISKHCTSRFIATWLSKIFNIFYVETQPVQDLTKNIDSIIYALKHIGTDASFTKLFKTFLNVDIEITVPSDGVINIKLLGAVKTNFTAKISPSSTTNRNRKIKLCYKKENENIQCKILIFHFLPKGYAESIYTFLKNLIPIGRALKLYDMENKEIAKFNI
- a CDS encoding BlyB family putative holin accessory protein codes for the protein MKLSTAKTSVEILNKFTDIIKNNNQNKNTATYINIFTKVVNYFYCLYEASVYQMEQKEAIKLLSEIEEILRINIEIIETADEYDELSKYISQLRAKRNKIMSTYIKMLKEA
- a CDS encoding DUF685 domain-containing protein, coding for MSDQDDCIQIKDLNRLESVKNTDLLLLDDGISSCNAITFENFLKTTKEKTFKGEGLTYFKEIIKSTIATELQQDEDFINQVYSKILNKFLNDDSSSISNTYSKVKDKLGSGLSTYSLSKDDYFVTLNYSSLQKAKIPEYLTGIPSEFNSTREGTTSSSIYESSLRRQAYRLDMTSQYSNQDVTLVFYSSDDDKPIYLDIYVDVSIYAGNSSVKKYVYLKYSSESQKSIIYERGGSNMTLNDYSPLFRGWYIQKRLYKSGSYVPALVKL
- a CDS encoding BBA14 family lipoprotein, coding for MKKLINLTFLTLIFSCTTIASLTEEPTPPKEQTLTELNAYEAKLSDYVMYLQVFLTRTKKKVNDPKYPKFTYFDASTLKSNHTIEDLMFNINLFQKYIQVTKPIVQIVYNKYSKLKN